One bacterium DNA window includes the following coding sequences:
- a CDS encoding metallophosphoesterase has translation MSTVKNAIVMSDLHLGRPTSYLHIGNAQYAYNQAELAAVLRRLGPQDEVVINGDFMELSLIDIKRIYPDVRAFFSTLAQAGPFQRLVYIPGNHDHHYWRYLSEQVYEKTIMHLPEGADSRTYPDFHVDMRYSSRSNRQTCTISLAELWPPNYPMPEFIVKYPHHLIRNQADGKNYLFTHGHFLEDRFRPVDLVIEPAHLEELEAFNNIWLEAFDYHLGHAGRFSDTVLKLLEHYEKGGKEAREHIKAVTNEIQTNMKTKLKLNRFYSCMLKLGFKLMLKKVPLERKSGLLGQPLTGELQQSIQSYIDKYLLQRYTKEMIRELHLICESDLPVPFIFVFAHTHRPVTDISGKNAVMVRNASFPILNTGGWVNADECGSYAGENAGILAIHEKGFTWESMAGRLK, from the coding sequence ATGAGCACAGTAAAAAATGCAATCGTGATGTCGGACTTGCACCTTGGACGACCGACGAGCTATCTCCATATCGGCAACGCTCAGTACGCCTACAATCAAGCCGAATTGGCCGCTGTGCTGCGTAGATTGGGACCCCAGGATGAGGTTGTTATCAATGGCGACTTTATGGAGTTGTCCCTGATCGACATCAAACGCATCTATCCTGACGTGAGAGCCTTTTTCAGCACACTCGCACAGGCAGGCCCCTTTCAGAGGCTCGTTTACATTCCGGGCAACCATGATCATCACTATTGGCGCTATCTTTCTGAACAGGTCTACGAAAAAACGATCATGCATCTGCCCGAAGGAGCCGACAGCAGGACCTATCCCGATTTTCACGTCGACATGCGGTATTCAAGCCGATCAAACCGCCAGACCTGCACTATTTCCCTGGCCGAACTTTGGCCACCGAATTATCCGATGCCGGAATTCATTGTAAAATATCCCCATCATCTCATCAGGAATCAGGCCGACGGGAAAAATTATCTCTTTACCCACGGCCACTTTCTCGAAGACCGCTTCCGACCGGTGGATCTGGTAATCGAGCCCGCTCATCTGGAAGAACTGGAGGCCTTTAACAATATCTGGCTCGAGGCCTTTGACTATCATCTCGGGCATGCCGGCAGATTCTCAGATACCGTTCTGAAGCTGCTCGAACATTATGAGAAGGGCGGCAAAGAAGCCAGAGAACATATAAAGGCCGTAACAAACGAAATCCAGACCAATATGAAGACAAAGCTCAAACTAAACCGCTTCTATTCCTGTATGCTCAAGTTGGGCTTCAAGCTCATGCTTAAAAAGGTACCGCTTGAACGCAAGAGTGGGCTGCTGGGACAACCGTTGACCGGCGAGCTGCAGCAGAGCATCCAGAGTTATATCGATAAATACCTGCTGCAGCGCTATACTAAGGAAATGATCAGGGAATTACATCTGATCTGTGAAAGTGATCTTCCCGTTCCCTTCATCTTCGTCTTTGCCCACACTCACCGCCCAGTCACCGATATCAGCGGCAAAAATGCGGTCATGGTGCGGAATGCCAGCTTCCCGATCCTCAATACCGGCGGCTGGGTCAACGCAGATGAATGTGGTTCCTACGCCGGTGAGAATGCGGGCATCCTGGCCATCCATGAGAAGGGATTCACCTGGGAAAGCATGGCGGGTAGACTGAAATAA
- a CDS encoding DUF4097 family beta strand repeat-containing protein: protein MNSKGFNTLIAVFTCIGLAVAAQARADIERTVQKNFPVSPGGWLYIDADLGTIEVTGGTGNQVELTLLETIDAPTDKAAENILKDLHLDFTATGNEVRVSARYDRDRFFKWGNRRLKLRFTVTLPRAFNVNLKTAGGSISVAELEGEVISKTSGGSLSFGKIIGPVKGNTSGGSITLESCKGKADVATSGGSISIGRVDGDVLAATSGGSIRIESAKGRVQASTSGGGITVEEVAGEIDASTSGGSISAHITRQPAAPCRLATSGGSVNVSLAPGIKVDLNASTSGGRVRSEVDVLVKGEFGHTALRGQINGGGPELYLRTSGGNITISKAVI from the coding sequence ATGAATAGTAAAGGATTCAACACACTGATCGCCGTATTTACGTGCATCGGCCTGGCGGTGGCTGCACAGGCCCGGGCGGATATCGAACGCACGGTTCAAAAAAACTTTCCAGTCTCTCCCGGCGGCTGGCTCTACATTGATGCCGACCTCGGCACCATTGAGGTGACCGGCGGCACTGGCAACCAGGTTGAACTCACCCTCCTTGAAACCATTGATGCTCCGACAGACAAGGCGGCGGAGAACATTCTCAAGGATCTCCATCTCGATTTCACCGCCACCGGCAACGAGGTGCGCGTCAGCGCTCGCTACGACCGCGACCGTTTTTTTAAGTGGGGCAACCGCCGCCTCAAACTGCGCTTCACCGTCACCCTTCCCCGGGCTTTTAACGTCAATTTGAAGACCGCCGGGGGTTCCATTTCGGTCGCGGAGCTTGAGGGCGAAGTGATCAGCAAAACCTCGGGCGGCAGCCTGAGCTTCGGCAAGATCATCGGGCCGGTGAAGGGCAATACCTCAGGGGGCAGCATCACCCTCGAGAGCTGCAAAGGCAAGGCTGATGTCGCCACCTCCGGAGGCAGCATCTCGATCGGCCGGGTAGACGGTGATGTCCTGGCCGCCACCTCGGGCGGATCGATCCGCATCGAGTCCGCCAAAGGGCGGGTGCAAGCCTCGACCTCCGGCGGCGGCATTACCGTCGAAGAGGTTGCCGGCGAGATCGATGCCTCCACCTCGGGCGGCAGTATATCAGCGCACATCACCCGTCAGCCCGCTGCTCCCTGCCGGCTCGCGACCTCAGGTGGCAGCGTCAACGTCAGTCTGGCCCCGGGCATCAAGGTGGACCTTAATGCCAGCACGAGCGGCGGACGCGTTCGTAGTGAAGTGGACGTATTGGTCAAGGGCGAGTTTGGCCACACGGCGTTGCGCGGTCAGATCAACGGCGGTGGGCCGGAGCTCTATTTGCGCACCTCGGGCGGCAACATCACCATCAGCAAAGCGGTGATCTAG
- a CDS encoding DUF4097 family beta strand repeat-containing protein: MRQKLYVLAGLLALFMVPLKAQTIEGGRGRYTSTIEKEFTVTPGGNLVMEVEGGDIRITSWEKGSVQVRETLTMRVFTRAEAEEIVKKLNASYSQEGSTLTIRTEESGHSLREHLYEITLPQKFNLDLKTAGGDLEVSKVDGRLQMATSGGDVVLSSLSGTIEARTSGGDLNLETISGRISAATSGGDVVATAIFAEGDLQTSGGDVSVENATQRLGLATSGGDMVLKDMAGSFTAATSGGDINLTNFSGAQGSLKTSGGDLLVQKSAGQLELSTSGGDIDCQEIRKSLRAFTSGGDIQVRDLRAAAELRSSGGDITAIMTLKDFRVPHSLRAETTGGEIRVTLPAKLPATLEAEIWLQRRADPDERNDIYSDFPLTKLPPDETSNRILRSKGEINGGGDRIYLKTTGGDITITKGQ; the protein is encoded by the coding sequence ATGCGACAGAAACTGTATGTGCTTGCAGGCCTCCTCGCTCTCTTTATGGTGCCGCTCAAGGCGCAGACCATCGAGGGTGGCCGGGGCCGGTATACCAGCACCATCGAGAAGGAATTCACCGTCACTCCCGGCGGCAACCTCGTCATGGAGGTCGAGGGCGGCGACATCCGCATCACCTCCTGGGAGAAGGGGAGTGTGCAGGTTCGTGAAACCCTCACTATGAGGGTTTTCACCCGCGCTGAGGCGGAAGAGATTGTGAAAAAGCTCAACGCTTCCTACAGCCAGGAGGGATCGACTCTGACCATCCGTACTGAGGAAAGCGGCCACAGCCTGCGCGAGCATCTCTATGAAATCACCCTCCCGCAAAAGTTCAATCTGGACCTCAAGACAGCAGGCGGGGATCTTGAGGTCAGCAAGGTTGATGGCCGGCTGCAGATGGCCACCAGCGGCGGTGATGTGGTGCTCTCATCCCTTTCTGGCACCATCGAAGCCAGGACCTCCGGCGGAGACTTGAATCTGGAAACCATCTCCGGCCGGATCAGCGCTGCCACCTCCGGAGGGGATGTCGTGGCCACAGCGATTTTTGCCGAGGGCGACCTCCAGACCTCCGGAGGCGATGTCTCTGTGGAAAATGCGACCCAGCGTCTCGGCCTCGCCACCTCCGGCGGGGACATGGTTCTGAAGGATATGGCCGGTTCCTTCACCGCGGCCACCTCCGGCGGCGATATCAACCTGACCAATTTCAGCGGCGCGCAAGGCTCGCTCAAGACCTCAGGCGGTGATTTGCTGGTGCAAAAATCCGCCGGGCAACTCGAACTCTCCACATCGGGCGGCGATATCGATTGTCAGGAGATCCGTAAAAGCCTGCGCGCCTTCACCAGCGGCGGCGACATCCAAGTCCGCGACCTCCGCGCCGCCGCCGAGCTGCGCAGCTCGGGCGGCGACATCACGGCGATCATGACCTTGAAGGATTTCCGCGTCCCCCATTCTCTGAGGGCTGAAACCACGGGCGGGGAGATCCGCGTCACCCTGCCCGCCAAATTGCCAGCCACCCTTGAAGCCGAAATCTGGCTGCAGCGGCGCGCCGACCCGGATGAACGTAATGACATCTACAGCGACTTTCCCTTGACCAAGCTGCCGCCCGATGAAACCAGCAATCGGATTCTACGTAGTAAAGGAGAGATTAACGGCGGCGGAGACCGCATCTATCTGAAGACAACCGGCGGCGATATCACCATCACTAAAGGTCAATAA
- a CDS encoding amidohydrolase family protein, whose protein sequence is MRRFISLAFLLMTGLFAVLAQAQSGDLKLADWKPVSQLKVKETRIEKARFPVIDIHNHLGKLENTARYLEEMDKAGVWKCVSLDANSKDDFFIKHLQVSREAAKERFLLFFRPDFSRIDEENFGAREAARLEEAVKMGCRGLKIAKSLGLGFKDKSGQYIRVDDPRIDPIWAKCGELGIPVEIHVTDPKAFFTPVDQYNERYDELHMNPEWSFYGGDFPKKEEILAARNRVIARHPETIFIGAHFGNLPEELETVAQWLDAYPNFYVDIDARISELGRQPYSARRFFIKYQDRILFGTDTPCNAEAYRLYFRFLETDDEYIDPTPAHKLQGRWMIYGLYLPDEVLEKIYNKNALKILALFKG, encoded by the coding sequence ATGAGACGCTTCATCAGCTTGGCTTTTTTATTAATGACGGGCTTGTTCGCAGTCCTTGCTCAGGCACAGAGTGGGGATTTAAAGCTGGCGGACTGGAAACCGGTCAGTCAGTTGAAAGTCAAGGAGACGCGGATAGAAAAAGCCCGGTTTCCGGTGATCGACATCCACAATCATTTGGGAAAACTGGAGAATACCGCCAGGTATCTCGAGGAGATGGACAAGGCCGGGGTCTGGAAATGTGTCAGCCTGGATGCTAATTCCAAAGATGATTTTTTCATAAAACATCTGCAGGTATCGCGGGAGGCTGCAAAGGAGCGCTTCCTCCTCTTCTTCAGGCCGGACTTTAGCCGCATCGATGAGGAAAATTTCGGTGCAAGAGAGGCCGCAAGACTGGAAGAGGCGGTTAAAATGGGGTGCAGGGGCTTGAAGATTGCCAAGAGCCTGGGGCTTGGGTTCAAGGATAAATCCGGTCAGTACATCCGCGTTGATGATCCCCGCATTGATCCCATTTGGGCAAAATGCGGTGAGCTGGGCATCCCGGTGGAAATCCACGTCACCGATCCCAAGGCCTTTTTTACCCCGGTCGACCAGTACAATGAACGCTATGATGAGCTGCACATGAATCCGGAATGGTCGTTCTACGGCGGCGATTTTCCCAAAAAAGAGGAGATACTTGCCGCTCGCAATCGGGTGATTGCGAGACATCCCGAAACGATCTTCATCGGCGCGCACTTTGGCAACCTCCCCGAAGAGCTGGAGACCGTAGCGCAGTGGCTCGATGCCTATCCCAATTTTTATGTGGACATCGATGCCCGGATCAGCGAGCTAGGCAGACAGCCCTATTCCGCCCGCCGGTTCTTTATCAAGTATCAGGACCGCATCCTCTTCGGCACGGATACGCCCTGTAATGCGGAAGCCTACCGGCTCTATTTCCGCTTTCTGGAAACCGATGACGAATATATCGATCCAACTCCAGCTCACAAGCTGCAGGGACGATGGATGATCTATGGACTCTATCTGCCCGACGAAGTGCTCGAAAAAATCTACAACAAGAATGCTTTAAAAATTCTCGCCCTATTCAAGGGCTGA
- a CDS encoding GNAT family N-acetyltransferase has translation MGSSEIPDNTIEAFARNFHKEARMYGFSDADCLRFVNAILDLILKNDQTNAQKFSALHWSRTGEPHYARLPIRTPQITIRDYDQASDQSFFAPWLEEEAGRYFLMSRLSLRQAKFDDLVNDPSNSIGVITLPDGLPIGAVAYLEHDLRAKKAELRKIIGDPAYRGKGYAKLATRLWVEYGLFGLGLKKIYLHTVNTNIRNIRLNEELGFSIEGILHNEVVIDGVYHDVLRMSLWLE, from the coding sequence GTGGGTTCATCGGAAATCCCGGACAACACCATCGAAGCCTTCGCACGCAACTTCCACAAGGAAGCGCGGATGTACGGATTCAGCGACGCGGATTGCTTGCGGTTCGTCAATGCGATTCTGGATCTTATCCTGAAAAATGACCAGACGAACGCGCAGAAATTCAGCGCCCTGCACTGGTCGCGCACGGGTGAGCCACACTACGCCCGGCTGCCCATCCGTACCCCCCAGATCACCATTCGCGACTATGACCAGGCCAGTGACCAGTCTTTTTTTGCCCCATGGCTCGAGGAGGAGGCGGGCCGCTACTTTCTGATGTCGCGCTTGAGCCTGCGCCAGGCGAAATTTGATGACCTGGTCAACGATCCTTCCAACAGCATTGGCGTGATTACCCTCCCGGACGGATTGCCCATCGGCGCCGTGGCCTACCTTGAACATGACCTGCGAGCTAAAAAGGCGGAATTGCGCAAGATCATCGGCGACCCGGCCTACCGCGGCAAGGGCTACGCCAAGCTGGCCACACGGCTTTGGGTCGAATACGGCCTCTTCGGCCTAGGGTTGAAAAAGATCTACCTGCACACGGTCAATACCAACATCCGCAACATCCGTCTCAATGAAGAACTCGGATTCAGCATCGAAGGAATTCTACATAATGAGGTGGTCATCGACGGCGTCTACCACGATGTGTTGCGCATGAGTTTGTGGCTGGAATAG
- a CDS encoding pseudouridine synthase: MSPQQNVSGPGIRVGLERAFSKKGVGSRAQAREWILAGRVKVNGRVERFVYAWVDLEKDVITLDDRPLRSPEEKLYYLFHKPAGFLTTRTDPESRATVYDLLPDFATWIFPAGRLDMESEGALFLTNDGPMSSWLLSPESGIEKCYRVRLHRSLQEADRRALAAGIDLQGYRTRPAQIRVLPGEKPGHWAEIVIHEGKNRQVRRMFAARGYEVLRLIRIRIGPLELGGLPSGTWRPLTADELTALRALQKSGQN, encoded by the coding sequence ATGAGCCCTCAACAAAATGTGAGCGGTCCCGGGATACGGGTCGGTTTGGAGCGCGCTTTTTCCAAAAAGGGCGTCGGCTCCCGCGCTCAGGCGCGGGAGTGGATTCTGGCCGGACGGGTCAAGGTGAACGGCCGGGTGGAACGCTTCGTCTATGCCTGGGTCGATCTCGAGAAGGATGTCATCACCCTGGATGACAGGCCGCTTAGGTCGCCGGAGGAGAAACTCTACTACCTCTTCCACAAGCCCGCCGGTTTTCTCACCACCCGCACCGATCCGGAAAGCCGCGCAACCGTCTATGACCTCCTGCCCGATTTTGCAACATGGATCTTTCCTGCGGGGCGGCTCGACATGGAGAGCGAGGGCGCCCTCTTCCTGACCAACGATGGTCCGATGTCCAGCTGGCTGCTCTCCCCTGAGAGCGGTATTGAAAAGTGTTATCGGGTGCGCCTGCATCGCTCCCTGCAGGAGGCCGACCGGCGCGCGCTCGCGGCGGGGATCGATCTCCAGGGATACCGGACGCGCCCCGCGCAGATCCGGGTGCTGCCCGGGGAAAAACCGGGCCACTGGGCGGAGATTGTCATTCACGAAGGCAAGAACCGGCAGGTGCGGCGGATGTTCGCGGCGCGGGGTTACGAGGTGCTGCGGCTGATCCGCATCCGCATCGGCCCTCTGGAGCTCGGCGGCCTGCCTTCCGGTACCTGGCGGCCGCTAACGGCAGATGAACTCACCGCGCTGCGGGCGCTGCAGAAATCCGGGCAAAATTGA
- a CDS encoding SpoVG family protein — MEITEISIRLRNESKLKAFVNVTFDNQFAVKGLKIIQSKKGVLLCMPSRKSEDGMQRDIAHPITKEFRTKLEQEILAEYARVEKRAERGEIIYDDARNEEWAYVDDEI; from the coding sequence ATGGAGATCACAGAGATCAGCATCAGGTTACGAAATGAGAGCAAGCTAAAAGCCTTTGTCAACGTCACCTTCGACAACCAGTTCGCCGTCAAGGGCTTGAAGATCATCCAGAGTAAAAAAGGCGTGCTCTTGTGCATGCCCTCGCGCAAGTCGGAGGATGGCATGCAGCGTGATATCGCCCACCCTATCACCAAAGAGTTTCGCACCAAGCTGGAACAAGAGATTCTCGCCGAATACGCCCGCGTCGAGAAGCGCGCCGAGCGCGGCGAAATCATTTATGACGATGCCAGGAATGAAGAATGGGCCTATGTCGATGACGAGATTTGA
- a CDS encoding radical SAM protein: protein MQHSISNTRLPWLVVSGAAGQIFEIPGLEMAGMRLREQRLPDPAELIPLPFGSALFQLPQRRPIGYDRSQDQFLVLDEFEGQPVFAVGAFIAPAYTQILLAAYQSPPGAEPLPLFAYSAVGWRGEQFITAGVRVDSDIRQDPAYFNGRLIEQQAAALLARFPGNRLVEHLVENCVRRYACPAAQNLALGRWEAPIPTSPACNARCVGCISKQNGTCVPETQQRIRFVPTPEEIAEYTVPHLETAPRPVVSFGQGCEGEPLLQGELLEAAIRLIRSRTASGTINLNTNASRPEVIDRLCVAGLDSLRVSLNSARPDYYRAYYRPAGYDWPEVAESLRIARRHKRWISLNYFIFPGFTDDREEIAALIDLVRDHKIDYIQMRNLNIDPEWYCDALGLGPAAPHAVGILSWMEQIRTKAPWIRFGYFNPPKEEWQAA, encoded by the coding sequence ATGCAGCACTCCATATCGAATACCCGGTTGCCCTGGCTGGTCGTCAGCGGTGCCGCTGGGCAAATTTTCGAGATCCCCGGCCTCGAAATGGCGGGCATGCGTCTGCGCGAGCAGCGTCTGCCGGACCCTGCCGAGTTGATCCCCCTCCCTTTCGGTAGTGCCCTCTTTCAATTGCCGCAGCGCCGGCCCATAGGGTATGACCGCAGCCAGGACCAATTCCTCGTGCTCGATGAATTCGAGGGACAGCCGGTGTTTGCCGTCGGAGCCTTCATCGCCCCGGCCTATACCCAGATCCTCCTGGCTGCTTATCAGAGTCCGCCCGGGGCCGAACCGCTGCCGCTATTCGCCTACAGCGCTGTAGGTTGGCGAGGCGAGCAGTTCATCACCGCCGGCGTGCGGGTCGATTCCGATATCCGCCAGGACCCGGCCTATTTCAATGGCCGGCTGATCGAGCAGCAAGCGGCTGCACTCCTTGCCCGCTTCCCCGGAAACCGGCTGGTCGAGCATCTGGTCGAAAATTGCGTCCGCCGCTACGCCTGCCCGGCGGCGCAGAATCTCGCCCTGGGGCGATGGGAAGCCCCTATTCCAACCAGCCCCGCCTGCAATGCCCGCTGTGTCGGCTGCATCTCCAAACAGAACGGCACCTGCGTCCCCGAGACCCAGCAGCGAATCCGCTTCGTGCCGACACCGGAGGAGATCGCCGAATACACAGTGCCTCACCTGGAGACCGCTCCGCGTCCAGTGGTCAGCTTCGGCCAGGGCTGCGAGGGCGAACCCCTGCTCCAGGGCGAACTGCTCGAAGCGGCCATTCGTCTCATCCGCAGTCGTACGGCGAGCGGCACCATCAACCTCAACACCAATGCTTCGCGGCCGGAGGTCATCGACCGGCTTTGCGTGGCGGGACTCGACAGCCTGCGCGTGAGCCTCAACAGCGCGCGGCCCGATTATTACCGCGCTTATTACCGGCCGGCAGGCTACGATTGGCCGGAGGTAGCCGAGAGCCTCCGCATCGCCCGCCGCCACAAGCGCTGGATTTCGCTCAATTACTTCATCTTCCCCGGTTTCACTGATGATCGCGAAGAGATCGCGGCTCTGATCGATCTGGTTCGGGACCATAAAATCGACTATATCCAGATGCGCAACCTCAATATCGATCCCGAGTGGTACTGCGACGCCCTCGGACTCGGTCCCGCCGCCCCGCACGCCGTCGGCATCCTCTCCTGGATGGAGCAAATCCGGACCAAGGCTCCCTGGATCCGCTTCGGCTATTTCAATCCCCCCAAAGAAGAATGGCAGGCCGCATGA
- a CDS encoding HEAT repeat domain-containing protein, translating to MKPCPKMQLSITLYHADALDEIARLEVERHLAQCPACREVSERIGEIARLAAEAPEPDEGLASVSARRSRLMAALNSQLQETHVAPSLPRMTPFQPLYAALAAMLLVAFGFLIGRFSIRTQAPDPTLQALLTGFQPVVAANHTVQPELLKVQRVRYDPATRQFEIEYSTVNGVRLQGTGDQPQVQLMLARAMVDSDNPALRLHAVKAAGAIAVQQQSLDDELLQAIDFLLSKEQNQGVRLMAIRVLRALPLNEAIKKMLLQIVLHDENPALRLEAFDGLAAHAGGQEIEPYLQTIAKDSSSSLRVKARALQQAMDAAPVRSAELSQEN from the coding sequence ATGAAACCATGCCCCAAAATGCAGCTTTCCATCACCCTCTATCATGCCGATGCCCTTGACGAAATCGCCCGTCTCGAGGTCGAGCGCCATCTGGCCCAATGTCCCGCCTGCCGCGAGGTCTCGGAGCGCATCGGCGAAATCGCTCGATTGGCGGCCGAGGCCCCCGAACCGGATGAGGGATTGGCGTCGGTCTCTGCGCGACGCAGTCGGCTTATGGCCGCCCTCAATTCGCAGCTGCAGGAAACGCACGTTGCGCCTTCTCTGCCCAGGATGACGCCGTTCCAGCCCCTTTATGCCGCCCTCGCTGCGATGCTGCTGGTGGCGTTCGGCTTTCTGATCGGCCGCTTCAGCATCCGGACGCAAGCTCCCGATCCCACCCTGCAAGCGCTGCTGACCGGCTTCCAGCCGGTGGTCGCAGCCAACCATACCGTGCAGCCGGAGCTGCTGAAGGTTCAGCGCGTACGCTATGATCCGGCAACCAGGCAATTCGAGATTGAATACAGCACGGTGAATGGCGTCCGCTTGCAGGGCACGGGGGATCAGCCGCAGGTGCAGCTGATGCTGGCCCGGGCGATGGTCGACAGTGACAATCCGGCATTGCGGCTGCACGCTGTCAAAGCCGCCGGGGCAATCGCGGTACAGCAGCAGAGTCTCGATGACGAGCTTCTCCAGGCTATCGATTTCCTGCTCAGCAAGGAGCAAAACCAGGGAGTGCGCCTGATGGCGATCCGCGTGCTGCGCGCCCTGCCGCTCAATGAGGCCATCAAAAAAATGCTGCTGCAAATCGTCCTTCACGACGAAAACCCAGCCCTGCGCCTGGAGGCCTTTGACGGTCTTGCAGCCCATGCGGGCGGCCAGGAGATTGAGCCCTATCTGCAAACCATTGCCAAAGACAGCAGCAGCTCCTTGCGCGTCAAAGCCAGAGCGCTGCAGCAAGCCATGGATGCCGCACCGGTACGATCGGCGGAACTCAGTCAGGAGAATTGA
- a CDS encoding RNA polymerase sigma factor: MEPRERDWIIRAQSGDLPAFGELVNRHDAYIMRLIRSLAPREDAEDLWQETFIKAYAGLAGFREESSFRTWLTRIAVRQCFSLRRKGRWKRRVSFHTDPPGEAESAPELSSPDPLPDQQALRQEMWDHLQRALEALPGGQRAAFVLKYVQGCSIHEVAVILGKAEGTIKSDLFRAMHHIRRRMQRIYAP; the protein is encoded by the coding sequence ATGGAGCCTCGCGAAAGAGACTGGATCATCCGCGCGCAATCAGGCGATCTGCCGGCGTTCGGGGAACTCGTAAATCGTCATGACGCCTATATCATGCGGCTAATCCGTTCCCTAGCCCCGCGGGAGGATGCCGAGGATCTCTGGCAGGAGACCTTCATTAAGGCCTATGCCGGATTGGCCGGCTTTCGCGAAGAGAGCAGTTTCCGGACCTGGCTGACCCGCATCGCCGTCCGCCAGTGTTTCAGCCTCCGCCGCAAGGGGCGTTGGAAACGCCGGGTTTCGTTCCACACCGATCCCCCCGGGGAGGCGGAATCCGCACCCGAGCTGTCCAGCCCCGATCCCCTGCCGGATCAGCAGGCACTGCGTCAGGAGATGTGGGACCACCTGCAGCGCGCCCTGGAAGCACTCCCCGGCGGCCAGCGTGCGGCCTTCGTTCTCAAGTATGTTCAGGGATGCAGCATCCATGAGGTGGCGGTGATTCTCGGCAAGGCTGAGGGCACCATCAAGAGCGACCTCTTCCGGGCGATGCATCACATCAGGAGAAGGATGCAGCGGATCTATGCACCATAG
- a CDS encoding carbohydrate-binding family 9-like protein encodes MKTRHLKMVRLAGLLMLYAGPGLLILCARQHGTGPVITAVRTSVSLRIDGVLEETVWNQARPVMLRENRSGTAVTDSSVATRVFTCHDDSTLYIAFICNDPDIWTSFQKRDDHLWEEEAVEVFIDTDDQPDDYIEIEVSPANLLFDSYIVDPQQIDVAATCAFDLPGIRTAVHVAGTLNARADRDSSWTVEMALPFRDLATARNNRIDTATKIKVNFFRLDKSRGRAATGYAWSPTGARFHKPAAFGRLVLE; translated from the coding sequence GTGAAAACACGGCACCTGAAGATGGTCCGCCTCGCCGGACTCCTGATGTTGTACGCCGGGCCGGGACTCCTGATCCTTTGCGCACGGCAGCATGGCACCGGGCCCGTCATCACGGCGGTCCGCACCTCGGTGAGCCTCCGTATTGATGGGGTCCTGGAAGAAACCGTCTGGAACCAGGCCCGGCCGGTTATGCTTCGTGAGAATCGATCGGGAACCGCCGTCACCGATTCCAGTGTCGCCACGCGTGTGTTTACTTGCCATGATGACAGCACCCTCTATATCGCCTTCATCTGCAACGATCCGGATATCTGGACCAGCTTCCAGAAGCGGGACGATCATCTGTGGGAAGAGGAGGCCGTCGAGGTCTTTATCGATACGGATGATCAGCCGGACGACTATATCGAGATCGAGGTCTCACCCGCCAATTTGCTGTTTGACAGCTATATCGTCGATCCGCAGCAGATCGATGTCGCAGCGACTTGCGCGTTCGATCTGCCCGGCATCCGGACGGCGGTCCACGTCGCCGGAACGCTGAATGCCCGCGCGGACCGGGACAGCAGCTGGACCGTCGAAATGGCGCTCCCTTTTCGCGATCTGGCCACCGCGAGGAATAACCGGATTGACACAGCGACAAAGATCAAAGTCAATTTCTTCCGCCTTGACAAAAGCCGGGGCAGAGCGGCCACCGGCTATGCCTGGTCGCCCACCGGCGCACGCTTCCACAAACCCGCTGCCTTCGGGAGGCTGGTCCTGGAGTGA